In a genomic window of Nostoc sp. UHCC 0870:
- the rpmI gene encoding 50S ribosomal protein L35, translating into MPKLKTRKAAAKRFRATGSGKIVRRKAFKNHLLEHKTTNKKRQYSKMAVVNERDEENVRLMLPYL; encoded by the coding sequence ATGCCTAAACTTAAAACACGCAAAGCAGCTGCGAAACGATTCCGCGCCACTGGTAGCGGTAAGATTGTGCGCCGCAAAGCTTTTAAAAACCACCTTTTGGAACACAAGACCACCAACAAAAAGCGTCAATATTCTAAAATGGCAGTCGTGAACGAACGCGACGAAGAAAACGTGCGCTTGATGCTTCCTTATTTGTAA
- a CDS encoding RNA recognition motif domain-containing protein — MSIYVGNLSYSVTQDDLTKVFSEYGAVKRVQLPTDRETGRARGFGFVEMESSAAEDAAIQALDGAEWMGRVMKVNKARPREEKSTRSGGGSWGKSNGGYSGQY; from the coding sequence ATGTCAATCTACGTAGGGAACTTGTCCTACAGCGTCACTCAAGACGACCTCACTAAAGTATTTTCCGAGTACGGAGCAGTTAAGCGCGTTCAGTTACCCACAGACAGGGAAACTGGGCGCGCTCGTGGCTTTGGTTTCGTAGAAATGGAATCATCGGCTGCTGAAGATGCTGCTATTCAAGCCCTGGATGGTGCTGAATGGATGGGTCGTGTAATGAAAGTTAATAAAGCTCGTCCACGGGAGGAGAAAAGCACTCGCTCTGGAGGTGGTAGCTGGGGAAAGAGTAATGGTGGATACTCAGGGCAATATTAA
- a CDS encoding ribosomal maturation YjgA family protein: MFTFNKKYFYFTFLLFLIEVCIAVFVDDGFIRPFIGDVLVVILIYCFVKTFGKINSSIVALSVFAFACTIEILQYFNFVNKLGWQKYQILAVALGSTFDWKDIVAYAIGIITVLFLENRKAIINNMG; the protein is encoded by the coding sequence ATGTTTACTTTCAACAAAAAATATTTTTACTTCACATTTCTACTATTTCTAATCGAGGTATGTATTGCTGTTTTTGTAGATGACGGCTTTATCCGTCCTTTTATTGGTGATGTTTTAGTAGTTATCTTAATTTATTGCTTTGTCAAAACTTTTGGTAAAATCAACTCATCTATCGTTGCTTTATCAGTTTTTGCCTTTGCTTGTACTATCGAAATTCTCCAATATTTTAATTTTGTAAATAAATTGGGGTGGCAAAAATATCAGATTCTGGCTGTTGCTTTGGGAAGTACATTTGATTGGAAGGATATAGTAGCTTATGCAATCGGTATAATAACAGTCCTATTTTTGGAAAATAGAAAAGCAATCATCAACAATATGGGATGA
- a CDS encoding caspase family protein → MKRRSFLQRIGSILAVLGVTEAEWLTLGNRYYQALAQPTPRKLALLIGINQYQKSLSLNGCLTDVELQKELLIHRFGFQSSDILTLTEEEASREFIEAAFMEHLKEQAKPGDVVVFHFSGYGTRIQVAPDQIQNALVPTDENQALQNAPVANYLLEETLLLLLRSLSTDRVTAVLDTSYYPPNTVQTKGLRIRARPELAPGQLAPAELAFLEQLKTQIAPKTQDAELTSPALVLSATSDLQQAAREVLLSGFSAGLFTYALTQQLWESLPSTTIQISLARVASAMSQLGSKQQPGLVSKKKNQAGVTIENLLPDRMIGAEGAIIATEDDDKAAQIWLGGLPAQVLEHYGINSRLALETGEQLVVRSRTGLTAKAQLVKIGDVTPLKVGQLLQETVRVLPRNLKLAVALDIGLDRIERVDATSAFASVPHVSTVVEGEQPADYVFGKLLQTPSRYGLFSMGGEPIPSTTGEFGEAVKVAALRLVTKLPTLLAAKLWRLTDNEGSSRLPVKVSLEVVGIAPRVVLQRETMRTVVADTSPKKSPSTQLSNLKPPVIPIGSRIQYRVQNKSQKPIYLMLLGIKNNRTAIAFYPWQLLSAADTSENKLQLQPIVIAPSETVTLPQTATTSGWMISGPGYECEYQLILSTAPFKETLKALETAKYPTGDQQPISTLVNPLVIAQALLQDLHNANTIKAEMNSTITDSYILDVNNWASLNFSFQVA, encoded by the coding sequence ATGAAGCGTCGGAGTTTTTTACAAAGGATTGGCTCAATACTCGCTGTTTTGGGTGTGACTGAAGCTGAATGGTTGACTTTGGGTAATCGCTATTATCAAGCTTTAGCACAACCAACACCGCGTAAATTAGCACTGTTAATTGGTATTAATCAGTATCAAAAAAGCCTTTCTCTGAATGGTTGTCTGACTGATGTGGAACTGCAAAAAGAATTATTAATTCATCGATTTGGCTTCCAATCCTCAGATATTCTGACACTGACGGAAGAAGAAGCTAGCAGGGAATTTATTGAGGCTGCTTTTATGGAACACCTCAAAGAGCAAGCCAAACCTGGGGATGTGGTAGTTTTTCATTTTAGCGGTTACGGTACGCGCATTCAGGTAGCACCAGATCAAATACAAAATGCTTTAGTACCCACCGATGAAAATCAAGCATTACAAAATGCTCCAGTAGCTAATTATTTATTAGAAGAAACCTTATTATTATTATTGCGATCGCTGTCTACAGACCGAGTAACAGCAGTATTAGATACCAGTTATTATCCACCCAACACAGTCCAAACTAAAGGATTAAGAATTCGCGCCCGTCCAGAATTAGCACCAGGACAATTAGCACCAGCCGAACTAGCCTTTCTTGAGCAACTCAAAACCCAAATCGCCCCCAAAACTCAAGATGCTGAACTTACTAGTCCGGCTTTGGTGTTGTCGGCTACCTCAGATTTGCAACAAGCAGCAAGGGAAGTGCTGCTATCTGGGTTTAGTGCAGGGTTATTCACTTACGCTTTGACTCAACAGTTATGGGAATCTCTGCCATCTACAACCATTCAAATTAGTCTTGCTCGTGTAGCTAGTGCTATGTCCCAATTGGGTAGCAAACAGCAACCAGGACTCGTAAGTAAGAAAAAAAATCAAGCGGGAGTGACTATTGAAAATTTACTCCCCGATAGAATGATTGGGGCTGAGGGTGCAATTATTGCCACAGAAGACGATGACAAAGCAGCACAGATATGGTTAGGAGGACTACCCGCCCAGGTTTTAGAACACTACGGCATCAATTCTAGACTAGCTTTAGAAACAGGAGAACAGTTAGTAGTGCGATCGCGTACCGGATTAACAGCCAAAGCTCAACTTGTTAAAATTGGTGATGTTACACCCCTCAAAGTTGGGCAACTCCTGCAAGAAACAGTCCGTGTTTTACCTCGAAATCTTAAATTAGCAGTAGCCTTAGATATTGGATTAGACAGAATTGAACGGGTGGATGCTACTAGTGCTTTTGCCTCAGTTCCCCACGTTTCCACTGTCGTAGAAGGAGAACAACCAGCAGATTATGTCTTTGGTAAGCTACTGCAAACACCCAGCCGCTACGGGTTATTTTCTATGGGTGGTGAACCGATACCCAGCACCACGGGGGAATTTGGAGAAGCTGTCAAGGTGGCTGCACTACGGTTAGTGACAAAATTACCTACTCTCTTAGCGGCTAAGTTATGGCGGCTGACAGACAATGAAGGTTCTTCTCGCTTACCAGTGAAAGTAAGTTTAGAGGTTGTGGGGATTGCACCTAGGGTAGTATTGCAACGGGAAACCATGCGTACCGTCGTAGCTGATACTTCCCCCAAAAAATCACCCAGCACTCAGTTATCAAACCTGAAGCCTCCCGTGATTCCTATTGGGAGTCGCATACAGTATCGAGTCCAAAACAAAAGCCAAAAACCAATATATTTGATGTTGTTGGGGATTAAGAACAATCGAACTGCGATCGCTTTTTACCCTTGGCAACTTCTTTCAGCAGCAGACACTTCCGAGAATAAACTGCAACTGCAACCTATAGTCATTGCTCCTAGTGAGACAGTCACTTTACCACAAACCGCCACAACATCGGGATGGATGATTTCTGGGCCAGGCTATGAATGTGAATACCAATTAATTCTCAGTACCGCACCCTTTAAGGAAACTTTGAAAGCTTTAGAAACTGCTAAGTATCCCACAGGCGACCAACAGCCAATTAGTACGCTGGTTAATCCTTTAGTTATTGCCCAAGCTTTACTGCAAGACTTACACAATGCTAATACCATCAAGGCTGAGATGAATAGTACAATTACTGATTCTTACATATTAGATGTGAATAATTGGGCAAGTTTAAACTTTAGCTTTCAAGTCGCCTAG
- a CDS encoding NAD(P)-dependent alcohol dehydrogenase: MKAVIIRRYGATDVLQYEELEQPQIKPDELLVRVHASSVNPIDWKTRKGMLSFLTGNKFPMILGFDVAGEVVAVGSQVTRFRVGDAIYGSTKFPGGAYAEFTAVPENLAALKPTNLSYEEAATVPLAGMTALQALRDLGHILPRQKVLINGAAGGVGMFAVQIAKALNTEVTGVCSTRNLEFVKSLGADRVIDYTEQDFTAEIIQYDIIFDAVAKRSLAHCKKVLKPNGVYISTLPTPDVLIQGFFSMFLSGQKAKFVMEKPNAQDLVYLKELIEAGKVRTVIDRTYPLQELAAAHAHSESERAVGKIAISCGGV, from the coding sequence ATGAAAGCAGTCATTATCCGGCGGTATGGAGCTACTGATGTTTTACAGTATGAAGAATTAGAGCAGCCGCAAATCAAACCTGACGAATTATTAGTGAGGGTACACGCTAGCAGTGTTAACCCCATCGACTGGAAAACCCGCAAAGGAATGTTGAGCTTTTTGACTGGGAATAAATTCCCGATGATTTTGGGGTTTGATGTGGCGGGGGAGGTAGTTGCTGTTGGTTCGCAAGTCACCCGGTTTCGAGTGGGAGATGCAATTTACGGTAGCACTAAGTTTCCAGGGGGAGCTTATGCAGAATTTACGGCTGTTCCAGAAAATTTGGCGGCGTTAAAACCGACCAATTTGAGCTATGAGGAAGCGGCTACCGTACCCTTAGCCGGAATGACAGCACTACAAGCTTTGCGCGATTTGGGTCATATCCTCCCCAGACAAAAGGTGTTAATTAATGGTGCTGCGGGTGGGGTAGGTATGTTTGCAGTGCAAATTGCTAAAGCTCTAAATACTGAGGTGACAGGTGTTTGCAGTACCAGAAATTTAGAGTTTGTGAAATCTTTAGGAGCAGACCGCGTTATTGATTATACAGAACAAGACTTTACTGCCGAGATAATACAGTATGACATTATCTTTGATGCAGTAGCCAAGCGATCGCTTGCTCATTGTAAAAAAGTTCTCAAACCCAATGGGGTATACATCAGCACTCTACCCACCCCAGACGTTTTAATCCAGGGTTTTTTCTCTATGTTCCTTTCCGGTCAAAAAGCAAAGTTTGTGATGGAGAAACCCAACGCGCAAGACTTAGTTTACCTAAAAGAGTTGATTGAAGCCGGGAAAGTAAGAACTGTGATTGACCGTACCTATCCCCTACAG
- a CDS encoding S-methyl-5'-thioadenosine phosphorylase, with protein MGNARIGIIGGSGLYKMEALKDVEEVQMETPFGSPSDALIMGTLDGVRVAFLARHGRNHTLLPSELPFRANIYAMKQLGVEYLISASAVGSLKAEAKPLDMVVPDQFIDRTKNRVSTFFGEGIVAHIAFGEPICHNLAGVLGEAIASLNLPDVTLHRGGTYVCMEGPAFSTKAESNLYRSWDATVIGMTNLPEAKLAREAEIAYATLALVTDYDCWHPDHDSVTVEMVIANLQRNAVNAQKVIQETVRRLSENPPSSDAHSALKYAILTNLAKAPAETKKKLGLLLKKYL; from the coding sequence ATGGGTAATGCAAGGATTGGGATTATTGGTGGTAGCGGTTTATATAAAATGGAAGCCCTAAAAGATGTGGAAGAGGTGCAAATGGAAACGCCTTTTGGTTCACCTTCTGATGCGTTAATTATGGGGACTTTGGATGGAGTGCGAGTAGCTTTTTTAGCACGCCACGGGCGTAATCATACGCTGTTACCTTCAGAGTTACCCTTCCGTGCGAATATCTATGCTATGAAGCAACTAGGTGTAGAGTATTTAATTTCAGCTAGTGCGGTGGGTTCTTTGAAAGCAGAAGCAAAACCACTGGATATGGTAGTACCAGATCAGTTTATCGATAGAACCAAAAATCGGGTTTCCACCTTTTTTGGAGAAGGGATTGTGGCACATATTGCCTTTGGTGAGCCGATTTGTCACAATTTAGCGGGGGTATTAGGGGAAGCGATCGCATCTTTAAATTTACCAGATGTCACTCTACATCGTGGTGGTACTTATGTTTGCATGGAAGGGCCAGCATTCTCTACTAAAGCCGAATCCAACCTTTATCGCAGTTGGGATGCAACCGTTATTGGTATGACCAATTTACCAGAAGCCAAATTAGCGAGGGAAGCCGAAATCGCCTATGCAACCTTAGCACTGGTGACAGATTATGATTGTTGGCATCCAGATCATGATAGCGTCACAGTAGAAATGGTAATTGCCAATTTACAACGCAATGCCGTTAACGCTCAAAAAGTGATTCAAGAAACTGTACGCCGCTTGAGTGAAAACCCACCAAGCAGTGATGCACACTCAGCTTTAAAGTATGCGATTTTGACAAACTTAGCCAAAGCACCAGCAGAGACAAAAAAGAAGTTGGGTTTGTTGTTAAAGAAATATTTGTAG
- a CDS encoding primary-amine oxidase, producing MIKRLRLFFGLLTTIILCFALSLKLMGIVAAQQSAITHPLTALTAAEIKTAVAVIRKEKPLTDMAAFPLITLAEPDKTEVIKFTPGQRFPRQAFLVVYERSQNKTYEGIVDLKTQKIASWQKIPNVQPAIITSEYEIARQIVKSDPRWQKSMQKRGIKDFDKVQISCWAAGILSPEETATGSRLCRTLFYYKPGWNYYGSPIEGVLATVNLNTNTVTNFIDNAIVPISKTNWNYDLQSLGKLLSPPKLLKILQPNGTTFQIKGNEITWQGWKFRYMMHPRSGLVLYQVSYNDGENERPILYRASLSEMVVPYGDPNPTWSFRNAFDVGEYNLGLLANTMELGKEVPENGILLDAVFANEEGEPYTMPGVAGIYERDRGILWKHYDYSTQRNDVRRDRELVMTMTAAIDNYDYNINWIFHQDGTIEVENDLSGIVLAQGTAAKQETFDNSYGRMLAKKTFGVNHQHFFNYRLDMDVDGQANSVMEMNVNSLPIDKNNPLGNAIIVEDTPLTTEKAAVRDADIKHSREWMIASAEKKNTLGAPPTYMLMPGSNTILFPVEGAKIRQKAEFASHHFWVTKYQPNELYAGGDYPNQAAPGEGLPKYIADNESLTGEDVVLWYTMGITHVPKPEDWPVMPVHKLGFKLSPRGFFSRNPAINLPE from the coding sequence ATGATTAAACGGCTACGGTTATTTTTTGGTTTACTTACTACCATTATTCTTTGCTTTGCTCTATCACTAAAATTAATGGGGATAGTTGCGGCTCAACAGTCAGCTATTACCCATCCTCTAACAGCGTTAACAGCAGCAGAAATTAAAACAGCTGTAGCAGTAATTAGAAAAGAAAAGCCTTTGACTGATATGGCTGCTTTTCCCCTGATTACCTTAGCTGAACCAGATAAAACCGAAGTTATAAAATTTACCCCAGGACAAAGATTTCCCCGCCAAGCTTTTTTGGTAGTCTATGAGCGATCGCAAAATAAAACCTATGAGGGTATTGTTGATCTCAAGACTCAAAAAATCGCATCTTGGCAAAAAATACCCAATGTGCAGCCTGCTATCATAACATCAGAATACGAAATTGCCCGGCAGATAGTCAAATCTGACCCCCGATGGCAGAAATCTATGCAAAAGCGGGGAATTAAAGATTTTGACAAAGTGCAGATTAGCTGCTGGGCGGCGGGAATTTTAAGCCCAGAAGAAACCGCAACAGGTAGCCGTCTGTGTCGGACTCTATTTTATTACAAACCCGGCTGGAATTATTACGGCAGTCCCATTGAAGGGGTACTAGCCACTGTCAATTTAAACACAAACACAGTTACCAATTTTATAGATAACGCCATAGTTCCCATATCTAAAACTAATTGGAACTACGATTTACAGTCTTTGGGTAAACTCCTGTCACCGCCAAAACTGTTAAAAATCCTCCAACCTAATGGCACAACTTTCCAAATCAAGGGGAATGAAATTACTTGGCAAGGTTGGAAATTTCGTTACATGATGCACCCCCGTAGTGGATTGGTGCTGTATCAAGTCAGCTATAACGACGGTGAAAATGAGCGTCCCATATTATACCGCGCCAGTTTATCGGAGATGGTCGTACCCTATGGCGATCCTAACCCTACTTGGTCATTTAGAAATGCTTTTGATGTCGGGGAATATAATCTAGGGTTACTCGCCAACACAATGGAATTAGGGAAGGAAGTCCCAGAAAATGGGATTTTACTTGATGCGGTGTTTGCCAATGAAGAGGGCGAACCTTACACCATGCCGGGAGTCGCAGGTATTTACGAGCGCGATCGCGGTATATTATGGAAACACTACGATTATAGTACCCAGCGTAATGATGTACGCCGCGATCGCGAATTAGTCATGACCATGACGGCGGCAATTGACAACTATGATTACAACATTAACTGGATTTTTCACCAAGACGGGACTATAGAGGTAGAAAACGATTTATCAGGGATTGTTTTGGCGCAGGGAACGGCTGCTAAACAAGAGACTTTTGATAATTCCTATGGCCGGATGTTGGCAAAAAAGACCTTTGGGGTAAATCACCAGCACTTTTTCAACTACCGCCTAGATATGGATGTCGATGGACAAGCTAATTCTGTGATGGAAATGAACGTCAACAGCTTGCCAATAGATAAGAATAACCCGCTAGGAAATGCCATTATTGTAGAAGATACCCCATTAACAACAGAAAAAGCGGCTGTGCGTGATGCAGATATCAAACACAGTCGGGAATGGATGATTGCGAGTGCAGAGAAAAAGAATACTTTGGGTGCGCCACCTACATATATGCTGATGCCAGGAAGTAATACTATATTATTTCCCGTGGAAGGGGCAAAAATTCGCCAGAAAGCTGAGTTTGCTAGCCATCATTTTTGGGTGACAAAATATCAGCCTAATGAATTATATGCTGGCGGTGATTATCCCAATCAAGCTGCACCGGGTGAAGGTTTACCAAAATATATTGCTGATAATGAATCTTTGACTGGTGAAGATGTTGTTTTATGGTACACAATGGGTATTACTCATGTACCTAAACCAGAAGATTGGCCTGTAATGCCTGTTCACAAACTAGGGTTTAAGCTATCTCCTAGAGGCTTTTTTAGCCGCAATCCGGCGATTAATTTACCGGAGTAG
- the sat gene encoding sulfate adenylyltransferase, which yields MTQHPDAIAPHGGQLVNRIATPEQRQEFLSKGDFLPRVQLDERSLSDVEMIAIGGFSPLTGFMNQEDYDRVVTQMRLANGVVWSIPITLSVSEAVAATLKEGELVRLDNPQGEYIGVLQLTQKYHYDKTREAINVYRTDDAKHPGVQVVYNQGAVNLAGDIWLLQRNDHPSFPAYQIDPAASRQMFKDKGWKTIVGFQTRNPIHRAHEYIQKCALETVDGLFLHPLVGATKEDDIAADVRMRCYEILLEHYYPADRVILAINPAAMRYAGPREAIFHALVRKNYGCTHFIVGRDHAGVGDYYGTYDAQYIFDEFEPEELGIRPMKFEHAFYCTRTKQMATTKTSPSKPEERVHLSGTKVREMLRRGELPPPEFSRPEVAAELARAMRVQVLA from the coding sequence TTGACTCAGCATCCAGATGCCATTGCGCCGCACGGTGGACAGTTAGTAAATCGTATTGCCACACCAGAACAAAGACAAGAGTTTCTGTCTAAGGGTGATTTTTTGCCACGGGTACAACTTGATGAGCGATCGCTTTCTGATGTAGAAATGATTGCGATCGGTGGTTTTAGTCCACTCACCGGTTTTATGAATCAGGAAGACTACGATCGCGTAGTAACCCAAATGCGTCTCGCTAACGGTGTTGTGTGGTCAATACCCATTACACTGTCTGTAAGTGAAGCCGTAGCTGCCACCTTAAAGGAAGGTGAGCTTGTGCGTCTGGATAATCCCCAAGGTGAATATATTGGGGTTTTGCAACTCACCCAAAAATATCACTATGACAAAACCCGCGAAGCAATTAATGTTTACCGCACCGATGACGCTAAACATCCAGGGGTACAGGTAGTTTATAACCAAGGTGCAGTGAATCTGGCTGGTGATATCTGGCTACTGCAACGCAATGATCACCCTTCTTTCCCTGCATACCAAATTGATCCGGCTGCTTCACGGCAGATGTTTAAAGACAAGGGTTGGAAAACAATCGTCGGTTTTCAAACCCGCAACCCCATCCACCGCGCCCATGAGTATATTCAAAAGTGCGCTTTAGAAACAGTCGATGGTCTATTTTTGCACCCCTTAGTCGGGGCAACCAAAGAAGATGATATCGCTGCGGATGTGCGGATGCGCTGCTATGAAATTTTGCTAGAACATTATTACCCCGCAGATAGGGTGATTTTAGCAATCAATCCCGCCGCTATGCGTTATGCTGGCCCCCGTGAAGCCATTTTCCATGCTTTGGTGCGAAAAAATTACGGCTGTACTCACTTTATCGTCGGTCGGGATCATGCAGGCGTGGGTGATTACTACGGCACTTATGACGCTCAATATATCTTCGATGAATTTGAGCCAGAGGAATTGGGTATTAGACCCATGAAGTTTGAACACGCGTTCTACTGCACCCGCACCAAACAAATGGCTACCACCAAAACCAGTCCTAGCAAACCAGAGGAACGTGTTCACCTATCTGGGACTAAAGTTAGGGAAATGCTGCGTCGTGGTGAGTTACCCCCACCAGAATTTTCTCGTCCCGAAGTGGCGGCAGAATTGGCACGGGCAATGCGAGTACAAGTATTGGCCTAA
- a CDS encoding transporter substrate-binding domain-containing protein yields MNNGCNRWQIISRLHLVLSATIICIYCVFFGSGLTASAAPMAEIQRRGYITVAVKDNLPPLGFKDGNGKLQGLEIDLAQRLAADLLGKTDAVKFKPVMNRDRLSAVFDHKVDMAIARVTATESRSRLVSFSVPYYYDGTFLVTKNPSIQQLSDLKKQKIAVLNHSSTIAEVRYYIPDGELVGVNSYGEAQKQIENNTVIAFAADASVLSGWVQQNPEYRILPTKLSTAPLSVVMPKGLQYDEFRRKVNEAIARYIANGWLKERIKYWGLATSLHSEFKINHP; encoded by the coding sequence ATGAATAACGGATGTAACAGATGGCAAATAATTAGTCGGTTACATCTGGTATTATCCGCTACTATTATTTGCATTTACTGCGTATTTTTTGGGTCGGGATTGACTGCATCTGCCGCGCCAATGGCAGAAATTCAACGGCGAGGGTATATAACTGTTGCCGTTAAAGATAACTTACCTCCCTTGGGATTTAAAGATGGGAATGGGAAGTTACAAGGCTTAGAAATTGACTTAGCGCAGCGTTTAGCGGCTGACTTGTTGGGTAAAACCGATGCGGTGAAATTCAAACCTGTAATGAACCGCGATCGCTTATCGGCAGTATTTGATCATAAAGTAGATATGGCGATCGCTAGAGTCACAGCCACAGAATCACGCTCACGCTTAGTAAGCTTTAGTGTTCCCTACTACTACGATGGCACTTTCTTAGTTACCAAAAACCCATCAATACAGCAATTGAGTGATTTGAAAAAACAGAAAATCGCTGTTTTAAATCACTCCAGCACCATCGCCGAAGTCCGTTACTACATCCCTGATGGCGAGTTAGTAGGGGTTAATTCCTACGGTGAAGCGCAAAAACAAATAGAAAATAATACTGTAATAGCCTTTGCCGCCGATGCTAGCGTTCTCAGTGGTTGGGTGCAGCAAAACCCCGAATATCGCATATTACCAACAAAGTTATCAACCGCACCCTTATCTGTAGTCATGCCCAAAGGATTACAGTACGACGAATTTAGAAGAAAAGTCAATGAAGCGATCGCCCGTTACATCGCCAACGGCTGGCTGAAAGAACGCATCAAATATTGGGGATTAGCCACATCGCTGCACTCCGAATTCAAAATTAATCATCCCTAG
- a CDS encoding tetratricopeptide repeat protein: MDSNLAVVYLSVLVGLLAFAVVNVLRQLFKTRKRESSLSRLRNKLSKDKGTAQEYYELGCIYSEKKVFTQAIPLFQKALKAAEEEGEENTSPIYNGLGYAYFVQEQYDLAIRQYKEALKLQPDYVVALNNLGHAYERKKLNAQALQMYEEALKFQPNNATAKRRAESLRRLVAA, translated from the coding sequence ATGGATAGCAATCTAGCGGTCGTTTATCTCTCTGTTTTGGTGGGTTTACTGGCATTCGCAGTTGTGAATGTTCTCCGCCAGCTGTTCAAAACGCGCAAGCGTGAAAGTTCTTTATCGCGCTTACGAAATAAGTTGAGTAAAGACAAGGGTACGGCTCAAGAATATTACGAACTCGGCTGTATTTATTCTGAGAAAAAAGTGTTTACCCAAGCTATACCATTGTTTCAAAAAGCACTCAAAGCTGCTGAAGAAGAGGGAGAAGAAAATACATCTCCTATCTACAATGGTCTAGGTTACGCTTATTTTGTCCAAGAGCAATATGACTTAGCAATTCGTCAATATAAAGAAGCTCTGAAACTTCAACCCGATTATGTGGTAGCACTAAATAATCTGGGTCATGCTTATGAACGGAAAAAGTTGAATGCTCAAGCGTTACAAATGTACGAGGAAGCACTCAAATTTCAACCCAATAACGCTACAGCTAAACGTCGTGCTGAATCTTTGCGTCGTTTGGTAGCTGCTTAA
- the rplT gene encoding 50S ribosomal protein L20 gives MTRVKRGNVARKRRNKILKLAKGFRGSHSTLFRTANQQVMKALRSAYRDRKKKKRDFRSLWITRINAASRQHGLSYSRLIGNLKKANIQLNRKMLAQLAILDPASFAKVIEMASQVQG, from the coding sequence ATGACTCGTGTAAAGCGCGGTAATGTTGCTCGTAAACGCCGCAATAAAATTCTCAAACTAGCTAAAGGTTTTCGTGGTTCTCACTCAACTCTGTTTAGAACCGCTAACCAACAGGTAATGAAAGCACTACGGAGTGCTTACCGCGATCGCAAAAAGAAAAAGCGCGATTTCCGTAGTCTGTGGATTACCAGAATCAACGCTGCTTCTAGACAACATGGCTTAAGCTACAGTCGCTTGATCGGCAACCTGAAAAAAGCTAACATTCAACTTAACCGGAAAATGTTGGCACAATTGGCAATTCTCGATCCCGCTAGCTTCGCTAAAGTTATTGAAATGGCGAGTCAAGTTCAAGGTTAA